Part of the Leishmania major strain Friedlin complete genome, chromosome 7 genome is shown below.
ATCTAGCAGCGGAAGAGTCGCTCATTCGAGGTCTTTCGCTCGACACGAAGCAGCGTCTACTCCTCTTCTATGTCAACCGCCCCTGCGTCGTGGTGGGGCGCAACCAGAACATCTTTCAGGAGGTGTCGCTGCGacgggcggcggccgacGGCGTTTGCGTGGCGCGCCGCGCctctggcggcggtgccgttTTCCACGACGAGGGCAACCTCTGTTTCTCTTTTATCACCCACCGCACTCGCTATGCTCCAGAGAAGACGATCCAGCTGGTGCGCCTCGGGCTCTGTGCGAGCTACGCAATCGACCCAGCACGGCTGACCACGACAGGGCGGCACGACCTCTTTCTTGACGGCAGGAAGATCACGGGGTCTGCTATGCGGGTGCAGCGCGACATTGCGTACCACCACTGCACACTGCTCGTGGACACCCCACACGCGTCGGTCGGTCGCTACCTTCGCCCAGAAGGGGACTACGTGGCGTTCAAGACGTCGTCGGTGGGTTCGGTGCGAAGCCCAGTCACCTCACTCGCCGAGTCGGGCTGCATCGCTGACGGGCCgggcgccgtggcggcactCAAGGGAAACATGGCAGACTTTTTCCTAGCGGAGGGCGACCGCGTGCTGAATGCGGCGACACCGTGGGAGCTTGacgcggtggagctgcggcagcgcttcACCACCGCACGACACCGCTGCGCGAACGCGCCTCTGTTTGCCCTGGACGTTGTCGGAGCTGTCGCGGCCGACATGCCCTTcatcgagagagagggcaggcAGCCGGCCCGCGGTGACGCCGCCACCCTTGGCGAGGCGGTTCACAAGGCGGCGTCGAAAGAGTGGGCCTACGCGATGCCGACGTTTACATCCACGGTGTTCCTCAGCGACAGCgaactgcggcggcgcctgaAAACGCTTTCTGTGCGGCAGCACGTCGCATTGCTATGCTCCcttgcgg
Proteins encoded:
- a CDS encoding putative lipoyl ligase; protein product: MWQTVVRRYRLQPTSLAAFLESNCMVAKPPTAALHSDSNLVVAETNSLSIFENLAAEESLIRGLSLDTKQRLLLFYVNRPCVVVGRNQNIFQEVSLRRAAADGVCVARRASGGGAVFHDEGNLCFSFITHRTRYAPEKTIQLVRLGLCASYAIDPARLTTTGRHDLFLDGRKITGSAMRVQRDIAYHHCTLLVDTPHASVGRYLRPEGDYVAFKTSSVGSVRSPVTSLAESGCIADGPGAVAALKGNMADFFLAEGDRVLNAATPWELDAVELRQRFTTARHRCANAPLFALDVVGAVAADMPFIEREGRQPARGDAATLGEAVHKAASKEWAYAMPTFTSTVFLSDSELRRRLKTLSVRQHVALLCSLAEEELLAVLQRCVLEGSEGPEAVAGTEAGLHLVTTVEHRLVTSVVVRRVAPTTATASAVAPSSASSGGWVQRYLSALLVGHPCDAAIEGLECVGDTTAVVQGLVHEAGSLCPDLPDAVGDAALLMVARVLLDVWRDKNVFDIAT